Part of the Zea mays cultivar B73 chromosome 4, Zm-B73-REFERENCE-NAM-5.0, whole genome shotgun sequence genome is shown below.
GCCACTCATGAACCGTTCGGCTGAGTTCAGCGGAATGTccgatggctcaccggatagttcggtgccaCCCGTTAGACTGTCTAGTGCACCAGGGAACATGAGCCCAACGCCTAGTTCCTGGTGGCATTGTGGAGGAAAGCCATCGGACTATCTGGTGCAAGGCTAACAGCGTGGCAACTGTCACCTAAAACAGTTATATCCAACGGCTATATTCAACGGCTCTAGGCACCGAACATAGCATTAGACTGTCTGgcgtgccgcagagagcagcaacTTTTCTCTAACAACTAgttttgagttggggcctatatatacttcacccaaccaccATTTGAAGGGTTGGAGCTCAAGCAACATATCAATACatgttatagacatttccaagtacTCAAACACCAAGTTCTTAATAAAACCACACAgaaattagcgtaggtgctttgcgaagtgcttaggttagttagaccgcatatgCGTTTGCTCTAGGTTGTTCTTAGTTAGtttagtgagtttagaaaaaaccacaaaacccctcggctcttgtgcgagccgttgtaattgtaccgagtggagcGAGAGTCTCGCGAGACCATGTCAACCGCGATTGTGACacagccgccaccgtgtaccggagggaacgaggcccacggtgTTTcaaccggaagctcgatagtggagactgtggggagcatccgagaggagccggagcggagcaccacttgtgcgtgGAGAAGGCTTGTGGCTCTCTatagagttactcgaccgtggtgcttggccctcaacaaggattagtcgggaccatgcatggttctggatacctcgataaaaatactggcgtcatccacaagagtttgcTTTCTCTGCTAGCTCTTTAATCTTCCGCATTTAATCTCTCTACTTAAGTTTCTATCTTTACTAGTCTTAGTGTAGATTATATAGGATTGCaacttaggttgcataactcctttttgtagtagagatagcaacacatagacaaaacctagtttgcacattctagatttcttatttgcataggttttgttctaggggTTATTTTGTGGCCTAGTTAAGAAAGAAGTTTTTATGTCCTAATGCACCCCCTCTTAGGCTTCACCGTTTCCTATAGGTGGCTTGAGAATCGGGGGAGTCGTTAGGAACTTCTTGAGTGCCTCAAGCGCTTCCTGTGCCTCAGGAGTCCACTGGAATCTATGCACTTTGTTGAGAAATTTGTAGAACGGCATGCCCCTTTCGCCGAGTCGAGAGATAAAACTGGAATGCAAATGTGTCATAGGACCATTTATATCTGTTTTGGtaattaagtgctcaacacactACTTTGGACTAACTACTTTGATAAGAGCATGAGTACAGGTTCTAGCAAGAGCAAATTGAAGGAAAAAAGTCCAAGTGAGTAGAAATGAAGGCTAAAAGGGCAACTTTGGTAAAACAATACAACCATGAGCTTTCAGTGTCTAAATAAGTTGCACATGTCCATTACTATGTTTCTTGCACCTTGGTTTGGCTACTAACTCTCTTCTGCAAGAAAAGTGACTTTTGGACTTAGTTTTGGGCATATTGCAAATTCTGGTGAATCCGAGAAAAGTTATGTTTCCTACCCTTAGTCAATTGGATTACATGCTAACTATGTTTGCCTGAGTCGTAGGGAAGCTCACAAGAAAGTCCAAGTCAAAAGGAGCAAATGGAAGAAAAGGACCGAACTCGGCCAGTCTAGGAGCATCAGACCATGGTTCGGTGCAACGGACCGACTTGTAAggaaactcgccagcttcaggaaaAAACTAAAAATTCATCGGACCAAGGTTTGGGGGCATAACAAACTCTTGTTTTTCCAGAGAAGGTTGTAGACTTCTTCTTCGACCAGGGCCAGCGGACCATGGTCCGGTGACCATCGGACCGGTCGGGTCCAACGGCTACCTCAGGTAGAGAAGATCGGTGCAACGACTAGCTGATGTGGCAACGGTGACTATATGCAACAGACCGGTCTGTTGGTCACCTCAGTTGGTAATCGTCAATCAAGATCCCGGAGAAGGTGTGCATGGACCCCTTCCGATGTGCAACGGATCAGTCCGGTGCCCGTCGAGAGCAGAATTCTGAAAGTTTTACTAGGAAGGAGGCAAGAGCGCCTAGgccccttgggactataaaattaCCCCCTAGACGCCTCCAACCAGTACCCAAGCATCTCAAGAGCACACCAATACTCCGAAACTCTGCGACCATGCCCTCTAGTGTTTTTAGCATGATCCGAGCGCAAAGGCCTAAGAACAAGAGCCCGTCCTCAAGGGCCCCTAAAATAATACTCTTTTTGTCTCAAAATATTAATCGTTTTAGCCTGTcaattttatgtctatatttaaacggatgataataaatatagacatatatatatatataacacatACATCATCAAGTATTGTACGAATCTATTAAAATGCTAAAGTAACTCATATTTTGAGACGGAGGGAGTAATCAACAAAAGTTTAATCAGTACACAGTCAATATTGATTAGAATGTCTAGCTAAATTAGCTCAGTAGGAAGAAAATATAGTGTTTGTGGTGACAACAGATGCAACTCGTTTTGGCTAAGCCAGCGCATACTGCATACATCTAAACGCTAAAATTATCCGTTATCATTATTAAACCATTTCTCACATTAATGGCTTAATCACTGTTAATAGATAAAATTAATCTATATCATCTATTCTTCACAAAGAAAAAAACCGGTACATGCATGGCCTTGAATTATGCCGGCTCGGCTGGGGCCGGGCTGGATCCTAGCTAGCTAGTTCCAACTTTTATAACTAAACTTCAGATTTTCACACTAATAGGAAACCTAACATACATATGATCATGCAAAAACACTTATACTTTAAGAACCTAGCTAGCAGAACATGACAATCACACATAATAGAATTTTCTCAACAATGTAAATGTACAAGTCTCAATATATACAATACATGGACGTAATTTTGCATGTCTTTTTTGTCATTTCATGTAAACATGAAATATGTAAAATAATGCTAGTGGTTGGGAGCAATAAATTAAGTTCAAATGATCACTGCAACATAGTACATATTTGTGATGGTGAATTGATTAATATAGTGGAGCATTAGATAGGACTAGAACTATCTCATCCTATATATTCCATTACATCTCAACCACATTCTAGCCCAAATAATAATTATGTGTCTGCACATATACACACTTGTATTCATAAATAATAGGTGCACGCATGCAAGCATGCACATATATGCTTCGAGCCACTTGAAAGTCACTTGAAGCTTGTGCAAACCTTGGGAGATTCTAGGAGTGGATTCCAATCCCAAATCTTTTCCAAGTTAGGAAAAGGAAGCAATGGAGCTTGTGTTGGCAAGGTCTGGTTAGGGTCTCCTTGGCATCCAattgccctactcagctcatctattgGAATTGTTGCCATTGTAGCGGAGTTTGCATTAAGCAGGGCGTGTGTGGAAGAAGGCAGCATTGGTGGGTTAACACCCTTCATGTGGTAGAGTGATGTACCGTCCTCCTCTGTCGACGTGGTGGAGCTAAGTGAGGGGGTTGATAGGAACATTGACGTCTGTGGTGCCAGTGTAGCTGCTCGAGCTGCGGCTGATGATGCCATGCCCAGCATGGTGGTGTTTGCTCCACTGTATGGCTTGTTCATGTAACCTGATGAGTGGCCACCGTCGAACACTGGCGCCATGCGGGGCGACGCCGATGTTCGGTGGTGCTTCTTTTCCATGGTTGCTGCAGCCTTTGAGCCAGATGATCTTGCTGTGGTGGTGCTGAGGTGAAAGTTGTCTTCAATCCCTGGTCGTTTGTACACTTTGCAAAGAGAAATTTCCTGTATATGATACGAAGATGAGTTAACCAAGACTAATAACAAAGTTAAATTGGTGTTCCTAATAGACGTTATAAAGGAAAATAACTCATGCAATTAGAAGAGGCACTGAAATTTTTCTTATAGGCAAATGATTTAAGTACATATATATATGCACCATGCATGGTTATATATTGAAAGAGAGGAAGTTTGTATCTAGAATAGAAGCGCAACTtgaaaaaatgttttgttttgaaggAGGTTGTGCTTCATGCCAGGGACGACGCCAGGGAGGTGTAGAGGGGGACAATGTGCCCGGGCCCCTAATCTTCCCTTAATTCCATAAGAGCCACTAAATTTTCTAGCTAATCACCATGTAAATAATGAAAAATATTTATTAGTAGCCTCCCTTAATCTGATTTAATTTGTCCCTGTCAAACCTAAATCATGGCTTTGCCCCTGCTTCATGCTACACTGGCACATAACAGTTCTCCAAAATGTTAATTAATTAAACTTTGATCTGATGTTGTGTCGTTTCTACAGTTCGACTACTATATATATAATTGTTTGAGAACCATGAAGTACGTAGATTTCCCTTTTGAGTAGCTATTATCATCCCAGATATGTGCAGATCTTGAAAAGTAAGTTGCAAAAACTTTTTACATATATATGAACTAACGGTGTAGTGATTCATCATACATCCAAAACGGAGGGACCAGTCTTTGCAAAGAAAAAACCGTAGAAAAGAGTATCTGATCTGTACAGAAACTTGGAAAAGTTTCCAACAAAAGTTCTTTCCCTGTTCTTTCGAACAAGTGATGGGAATAACCTAATTATCTTTTTTTACATATATATGAAGCATGCATGGGAAGATTCATACACATGCAAGACGGAGATCACACGGACAGAAGAAGCTAGGAATCATCAATTAATTAAGGACCCCCAAATCCGGAAAGTGAGGGGAATTTGAAGCAGTAGTGGATGCATATCGATCCTTCAACCTTTTGTCCCTTTTCAAGATCTCATCTCGAAGAACTCAAAGAAACAAGAACAGAAttaagggaggaggggggggattGAAGCACCCACGCAGCAGTGCAGTGAGGGTCGGAGCAGAAATTTCTCAAGAAAAAACATCTTTTTTTTTATACTACTGCTTGTTAATTAATTAAGAGATGAGTAGTAAGAGGAAACAATTAGCTGGAGTAGTTTTGTTCCTACCTTTTGGTAGCGGTCGGCCTCGCCTGAAGGAAGGCGGTACTCGTTCATGATCCAGCTGCTCCTGAGTCCCTTGGGCGCCTTCCCCACGTAGAACACCAGCGTCTTCTTGAGCCCGATCGGCCGCTTGACCTCGACGTAGACCGTGCGGTCGGCGCCCGTGGCCTTCCAGTAGCCGGACGGCGTGACCCGGTTGGGGCGGTCGCCGTTGCGGTACTTGCGGTCTCTCGGCACGTAGAAGTACCACTCCTTGTCCCCGATCGAAGCCAGAGCTGTTCGTGGTTGTTCGTATTATGAAGAGCGTGAGATGGTGAGCATCGTCCATCCATGACAccaccgccaccatcatcgcATGCACGAAAAGTAAAGCAAGAGAGCAAAAAGCAGGCTAGATATAAAGGCTCACACGAGATGGAAACCAAAAGAAAACAAAGTCACATGCATGAAATCACATATGCCAGCAGATCCCCTTATGAGCAGGAGCTAGCTAGCAGTGGTTCACATGCTTAGCGGCAGCGGCGGCTTATGGTTACCAGGGAGATCCCATGGGTCGTAGCGGTAGAGGTCGACGAGGTTGATGAGCTCGATGTTGAAACGCTTGCCCTCCACCCTACGGCGGAGGTAGAAGTCGATGAGCTCCTCCTCCGTGGGGTGGAACCGGAACCCCGGCATCACCATGTCGCCTCCGCCGCCTTGCTGCAGGTGCCCATCGTCGCCGCCGCCGTGCTGCTGCGGGTGGTCGCCTCCGGATGCTCCCCCCATCGATCGACGGCGGCCTGCCGCTTGTGTCATTTACCTCCCCTCCCCGCAGCCTAGCTTCTTTATAGCCGCACGCAGCAGGAGAGGAGGAGGACGACTAGTACAAGACCACCAGCCCTAACTACACCCACGCACACGCCACACACACACAGACGACGGATCGATGGAGACCCAGCTAGACATGTACTACAagaggatggatggatggatggatggccgGCCGGCCGACCTATACGGTTGTGCGGTGCGGTGCTGTGCTGTGTGTGGTATTGTTCTCGATCGCTATCTCTTGGACGGACGAATGAAGTTGGTTAATTGCTGTGCCTGCAAGTGGTGGTGGTGAATGGCCGGAGGGAGAGAGAGATAGTAAGAGAATTAAAACTGAAATTTGACAGCACGCCAATTGAGAATTGAGATGAGGATCGGCCGTGTTGTCCTATTGATATATATGTGCAGGTATTAATGGCTGTTACTTTTAGCTAAGCTAGCTCtacatacatatatacatataCGCCCAAGAATTGGAGAGAGAGAAGACAGAGAGCAATGCAAGAGATCACATCACAGCTTCTGTATTAGTAGTGGTAAATAAATCATCTTCCGTATTAGTGGTAAATCAGTTCAATTTGCTAACCGCAAAAGGCGATATCAGGCCAAGTAGCACCAACTAAAGCTAAGTATATAAGTGAACCAATTATCTGAGAATATCTCATTACGTAGGTATTTTCGGTTGTAATGTTGTTTCGCTTTGGTTTATTAGGTAGTTGAGGGAGAATTCTGTGGCAATGCAACCGGTGCTCCAGCTCAATTTCCACAAAAAATAATACATGCAGAATAATAATAATTGATACTAGAGctgtatgtatatatataagtGCGTGGCCAAAAGTTATGTATACTTAAAAAATGATCCACCGCTAGAAAGAGCCACGCGCTCGCTCGCACTAGTACACAgaggctctatagtggcggttctacagctgtttgcactggcgtttttcagtgccgccagtgctaggggccagtggaaatctGGCGGTTATTttagaaccgccagtgaaaatataattttcactggcggttttcttaagcaaaccgcaagtggaaatagcatttctactggcggtactggttttttttactggcgcgcggtaactgaaaccgccagtgataatttatgggtgccgcggggctttgagctcttttctacttgtGTCGAGTTGTCCTTGTCCCTCTTGTGTTCACGCGTGCATGCATGTATGCTGCTTCTCAGCTTCTGGAATCTAATCTCAAGGTAAGTACTGCGTgtctttgcctcgtgccgcctccTACTAACAGTGCACATATATTTGTGCTGGCCCAATGAATCCTTGCAGTTCTTGTCTATCCCAATAGCATGCAAAACCTAGTCTAAAGATATCCAGTAGCCAATTTTGACTTGATTGATCATCCGATCCGGCGTGCTGCCAAGAAATATCGGTGCACGCAATCAAAAAATATACCGGTGCACGTACTCCTAAACCGTTAACCTTAATCTATTTTTTTAAATCTAAAGGCATTTACAACTCACAGAAATGATCTATATCTTAAGGAATATCTAATGGGATAATCGTAAAAAACGTAATGGATGTATGTTGGTGAAGAAATATTTCTAGCACGGTTCTAAATCCATGATACGGTTCCACACCTATACAACCGTGTGTATTGTTCGGTTATTTCAATTCACACCAAGATACGGTTATTTCAATTCATTCCAATACACACCAAACCACTTCATCTATATTTTGTTCGGTTATTTCAATTCCATGTGGATTGGTGTGTATTGGAATGGATTGGGATGTATTTTGACTTGCTATGATTTAAACCGGCTCAATACCATCTAATTCACATGGATTAATGTTGAAACGAACAAGCCCAAATAAGCCATGTCTTGAGTGGTTTTAGTAAATAAAATACAAGGCTCAGATATATTTGGGTTGTATGAACGAGTTTCTTAAATGTATCTCTAGTGCTTGAAGAATCGCAACATAGTATATAGGTTGTTGTATATGCCCTAAAACCTCATTTGGATCTTGGAATTAGCTCATGATACAAACACCTCATATAAGATGAAGCGATTGATCAAACGAAACACCTTTTTGGCTCCAAATCATCCCTGAATTTCCACCTCTATCTCTCATGCTTAGACCCAGTTTGTTTaatctctagattatataatccagtttAAAGAAGTTAAAAGGCAAACAAACAGAACAAATTATT
Proteins encoded:
- the LOC100304300 gene encoding NAC domain-containing protein 35, coding for MGGASGGDHPQQHGGGDDGHLQQGGGGDMVMPGFRFHPTEEELIDFYLRRRVEGKRFNIELINLVDLYRYDPWDLPALASIGDKEWYFYVPRDRKYRNGDRPNRVTPSGYWKATGADRTVYVEVKRPIGLKKTLVFYVGKAPKGLRSSWIMNEYRLPSGEADRYQKEISLCKVYKRPGIEDNFHLSTTTARSSGSKAAATMEKKHHRTSASPRMAPVFDGGHSSGYMNKPYSGANTTMLGMASSAAARAATLAPQTSMFLSTPSLSSTTSTEEDGTSLYHMKGVNPPMLPSSTHALLNANSATMATIPIDELSRAIGCQGDPNQTLPTQAPLLPFPNLEKIWDWNPLLESPKVCTSFK